TTTCTTAACTAAAGCATAATACCCACAAGTATCCCAGATAGTATCTAGTTTATCTTTTTTGAAATAAGATTCTTCAATCTTAAATTGATTATCAAAAGGATTGTACGTTGGTTTTTGTAGAAGTATAAAACAGAAGAAACTGAAAATAAATTTTTTCATAATCTTGTTTTTAAATAAAATCATCCCTTTTTAATTAAAACTATATAAATATATTATATAAATAAAAAAAATAGTAGGTATTAATAAAATAGGTAGCGTAACTATAACTGTTTTTACAAAGCTAATTTTACATATTCTTTTCAAACCTTTAAATAATATTCTAAAAGAAATAAAACTAATCAAAATAGTTATTAAATTTCTAAAATGAATCGTGTTAAAATCAAAATGTTCTAAATCGGGGTTTTTCAAAAAAAACATCAATAAAGAAAGTAGAAACATAGGGAAATAAGAATAAACAAGTAAAGAAAATGTTTCTTCATAGTAAATTTCACCTTTAAAAAAAACAATCATTTTATATGTAAAGTAACTAAACAAAATAGCTAATAAAAGTAATAAACAGATACTGATTATAAACAGAAAAATATTGAGAATTAAATTTTCAGTCTTATTGAATAAATCTTGTTGAAACGAAAGAATTATTCCATAAAAAACAGATGTAATAAAACTTTCTCTGTAAAGCTCATCAATATATTTTTCTTCAAACTTGATTAAGCCTTTCTTAATATTAAATAATAGTAATATTGGTATCATCATAGCTTTTTTATTTCTACAAATCTTTAAGCATCCAAACATTACAA
This genomic stretch from Tenacibaculum sp. Bg11-29 harbors:
- a CDS encoding YIP1 family protein, whose translation is MFGCLKICRNKKAMMIPILLLFNIKKGLIKFEEKYIDELYRESFITSVFYGIILSFQQDLFNKTENLILNIFLFIISICLLLLLAILFSYFTYKMIVFFKGEIYYEETFSLLVYSYFPMFLLSLLMFFLKNPDLEHFDFNTIHFRNLITILISFISFRILFKGLKRICKISFVKTVIVTLPILLIPTIFFIYIIYLYSFN